Proteins encoded in a region of the Candidatus Cloacimonadaceae bacterium genome:
- a CDS encoding 4Fe-4S binding protein: protein MKYPKLRELKEAIISLFSKPYTTQFPGGDFKPFAGYRGKPVVDEDHCVGCETCANVCPPNAIVYVDDTETGIRTITRDYGQCIFCGQCEEHCITGKGVKLSDELYDLACTDRTEVVEKQERELLICDNCQAVITTKDHMRFIHEKLGPLAYSSILNLNILNERLKLSGTRDTGVKIKDELKRKDSFSVLCPNCNRQLQVKTLE, encoded by the coding sequence ATGAAATATCCGAAGTTGCGCGAGCTAAAAGAAGCTATCATCTCCTTATTTTCCAAGCCTTATACAACACAATTTCCAGGAGGTGATTTCAAGCCATTTGCCGGTTATCGGGGAAAACCGGTAGTAGATGAAGATCACTGTGTTGGTTGTGAAACTTGTGCGAATGTATGTCCTCCCAATGCAATCGTTTATGTTGATGACACGGAAACCGGTATCCGCACAATAACCCGTGATTATGGACAGTGCATTTTTTGTGGTCAGTGCGAGGAACATTGCATTACCGGAAAAGGGGTAAAGCTCTCTGATGAATTATATGATTTGGCGTGTACAGATAGAACGGAAGTAGTCGAAAAGCAAGAAAGAGAACTGCTCATCTGTGATAACTGTCAAGCTGTTATTACTACAAAAGACCACATGAGGTTTATTCACGAGAAACTGGGTCCTCTGGCTTATTCTTCAATTTTGAATCTAAACATATTGAACGAAAGATTAAAGTTGTCTGGTACCAGAGATACCGGGGTAAAGATTAAAGACGAACTCAAACGAAAAGACTCATTTAGTGTGCTCTGCCCGAATTGTAACCGACAATTACAAGTAAAAACTCTTGAATAG
- a CDS encoding hydrogenase maturation protease: MENIFLPLLDQTKLILFVGIGNRLKSDDAIGIYICEEIKQVGRKQVLIVESGIEKYVGKINTLSPDILVLVDCTDFNREPGFFNLFPVDETRDNTLHTHTISLLRISEFFMMKTFILGIQPQFTGFGEEISPIVIQRAKQILTFLNEMA, translated from the coding sequence ATGGAGAATATCTTTTTACCTCTATTAGATCAAACTAAACTGATTTTATTTGTGGGCATCGGTAATCGGTTAAAGAGTGATGATGCCATTGGTATCTATATCTGCGAAGAAATCAAGCAAGTTGGTCGTAAACAGGTTTTAATCGTGGAAAGCGGTATCGAGAAATATGTAGGGAAAATCAACACCTTATCACCAGACATTCTTGTACTGGTGGATTGCACGGACTTTAATAGAGAGCCAGGTTTTTTCAATCTGTTTCCTGTTGATGAAACGCGGGATAATACGCTTCATACCCACACTATTTCTTTGCTCAGAATCTCGGAGTTTTTTATGATGAAGACATTCATACTGGGAATTCAACCTCAATTCACCGGTTTTGGGGAAGAGATTTCCCCGATAGTGATACAGCGTGCGAAGCAAATCCTCACTTTTCTCAATGAAATGGCGTAA
- a CDS encoding monovalent cation/H+ antiporter complex subunit F, with translation MIEVLLYILMGLNFLCFIRVLYGPTMADRMVAIDIFGILVVGICALLVIKTGRLFLIDVAIAWIILSFIGTIALAKYLTRKKLDE, from the coding sequence ATGATTGAAGTATTATTATATATCCTGATGGGTTTGAACTTCCTCTGTTTTATACGGGTTCTGTACGGACCGACAATGGCGGATAGGATGGTGGCTATCGATATTTTCGGTATTTTAGTGGTCGGAATCTGTGCACTTCTGGTTATTAAAACGGGGAGATTATTCCTGATTGATGTTGCGATTGCCTGGATAATTCTTAGTTTCATCGGCACTATTGCCCTGGCAAAGTACTTAACAAGGAAGAAGTTAGATGAATAG
- the mnhG gene encoding monovalent cation/H(+) antiporter subunit G: MNSISIVLLIVGITFDLFGCIGLLRLPDIYNRLQSATKCVTLGTCSILLALFLHYGFTGVGIKALIAIPLLFFASTVGAHALIRGSYKFGLKLTDKTVIDDYKEADK, encoded by the coding sequence ATGAATAGCATAAGTATTGTTCTCTTAATCGTTGGGATTACTTTCGATTTGTTCGGATGCATAGGTTTGCTCCGGCTCCCCGATATTTATAATCGCCTTCAGTCAGCAACCAAATGTGTGACCTTAGGTACTTGCAGTATTTTGCTGGCTCTATTTCTGCATTATGGGTTTACCGGAGTCGGGATTAAAGCCCTGATTGCCATTCCATTGCTGTTTTTTGCTTCTACCGTGGGAGCGCATGCACTGATCAGAGGATCATATAAGTTTGGTTTAAAACTGACAGATAAAACAGTTATTGACGATTACAAGGAAGCCGATAAATGA